In Janthinobacterium rivuli, a single genomic region encodes these proteins:
- a CDS encoding efflux RND transporter periplasmic adaptor subunit translates to MKKTSLAILVGAALCIGGGIWYFNHQPGKVAGGQDGKGGKGGQAPTTVSVVTPVRQDVPMVLQANGSVMPISSVDLHPQTTSTISKVHIREGQFVRQGELMFTLDARSEHANVDKAQAQVLRDRASVQDFERQLKRNQDLLSKNFIAQGAVDTLQSQLDAARALLAADQAALRAAQVDSSYTVLRAPQAGRVGAINVYAGSLVQPTTSLTSITQLDPIDVSFTLPESSLSGLLAAQKAGEVPVTALLSDAGGKQLDGKLNFIDNAVDPATGVIRIKARFNNGGTDLWPGQYVNTQLTVRTLKEALVIPQNAIITSTAGTFVYSMEADNTAKMRKIARVYAFGPNAVVTGLAGDEKVIVDGKQNLRPGSKVRLAEKHKAADGAAAVQGKPA, encoded by the coding sequence AATCCTCGTGGGTGCGGCCCTGTGTATCGGTGGCGGCATCTGGTATTTCAACCATCAGCCAGGCAAGGTGGCCGGTGGGCAGGATGGCAAAGGGGGCAAGGGCGGACAGGCGCCGACGACGGTGAGCGTGGTCACGCCCGTGCGCCAGGATGTGCCGATGGTGCTGCAAGCCAATGGCAGCGTGATGCCGATCAGCAGCGTCGATTTGCACCCGCAGACGACCAGCACGATTAGCAAGGTGCATATCCGCGAAGGCCAGTTCGTCAGGCAGGGAGAGCTGATGTTCACACTGGACGCGCGCAGCGAGCACGCGAATGTCGACAAGGCGCAGGCGCAGGTCTTGCGCGACCGTGCCTCGGTACAGGACTTCGAGCGCCAGCTCAAGCGCAATCAGGATTTGCTGAGCAAGAATTTCATCGCCCAAGGTGCCGTCGATACCCTGCAAAGCCAGCTCGACGCGGCACGCGCCTTGCTGGCCGCCGACCAGGCCGCCTTGCGCGCCGCCCAGGTCGATTCCAGCTACACCGTCCTGCGCGCGCCGCAGGCGGGCCGGGTGGGCGCCATCAATGTCTACGCGGGCAGCCTGGTGCAGCCGACCACGTCGCTCACCAGCATCACCCAGCTCGACCCGATCGACGTGTCGTTCACCTTGCCGGAAAGCAGCTTGTCCGGCTTGCTGGCGGCGCAAAAGGCGGGCGAGGTGCCTGTCACGGCGCTGTTGTCGGACGCGGGCGGCAAGCAGCTCGACGGCAAACTGAACTTCATCGACAATGCCGTCGATCCCGCCACGGGCGTGATCAGGATCAAGGCCCGTTTCAATAATGGCGGCACCGATTTGTGGCCAGGCCAGTACGTCAATACGCAGCTGACCGTGCGCACCCTCAAGGAGGCGCTGGTGATCCCGCAAAACGCCATCATCACGAGTACCGCCGGCACCTTCGTGTACTCGATGGAAGCGGACAATACGGCCAAGATGCGCAAGATTGCCCGCGTGTATGCATTCGGACCGAATGCCGTCGTCACCGGCCTGGCGGGCGATGAAAAAGTCATCGTCGATGGCAAGCAGAACTTGCGTCCGGGTAGCAAGGTGCGCCTGGCGGAAAAACACAAGGCTGCCGATGGCGCCGCTGCAGTGCAGGGCAAGCCAGCATGA
- a CDS encoding efflux RND transporter permease subunit, which translates to MNLSELSIRRPVMVVLLSLSIILAGVLAYLQIPVAALPSYNTPVINVSADLAGASPETMASSVALPLEKQFSTISGLSLITSTSTLGNTSLTLEFDASINVNEAAVDVQAALLRAQRQLPTEMTDLPSYRKVNPADAPVLFIQMTSPSLNLSDLNDYAENLIAPSLSTLPGVAQVIVNGQKRFAVRVRARADLMNARNLTMDELAIALRTSNTNSPLGILDGPSQTLTIQGNPQMMKAADFAELIVASRNGQPVRLKDVAEVEDSFQSIKAVGSFNGERSISLMVQRQPDANTVQVVDGVRRLLPGFKEQLPQSIQISLVNDRSLSIREAIHDVNLTLALTVVLVVLVIFLFLHRAAATFIPAVTMPISLLGALALLYWLGYSLDNVSLLGITLAVGLVVDDAIVVLENIVRHIEMGKKPIRAALEGAKEMGFTIISISVSLVAVFIPIFFMPGVIGLLFHEFAVVVSLAVLVSAVVSLTLVPMLASRFLPADSREHNDSDPSHGEKTFIGRHFEAGFTALRNGYVHLLDKALAHRNVVLFVAVCTFALTVLLYATIPKGFFPEEDLGQIQVNTEASEDISSAALQDLQARVAAVLKADPSVQDVTSFVGGGNTGRMFMVLKPRSERPKMPVVLENLRRAAGTVPGMAVYFRPVQNLQLGGRQSKSRYQYTLQSVSPDALNDWAEKFIAGMRTDPAFRDVTSDSQIKGLQASLRIDRDKANLLGVQMSDIRTALYSAFGERQVSTIYSSAASYYVILEAATADRQYDDALTRVSVRSKTGELVKLSSIAYVERTIGPTSVNHQGQLQAVTIAFNLAPDVPLGIATGKIDAMAKDMSLPASIITRYGGDAAVFQSSQASQIILIIAALAVIYVLLGVLYESYIHPLTILAGLPSAAVGALLTLRLFGMDLTMIAIIGILMLIGIVKKNAIMMIDFALHAQRNDGLAPAEAIRLACILRFRPIMMTTAAALMGALPIALGLGAGAELRQPLGLAVVGGLLFSQVITLFITPVIYLFLDKYSGTGPLTDEQLVALDNKS; encoded by the coding sequence ATGAACCTGTCCGAACTGAGCATTCGCCGCCCCGTCATGGTGGTGCTGCTGTCCCTCTCCATCATCCTGGCCGGCGTGCTGGCCTACCTGCAAATTCCCGTGGCGGCCTTGCCGAGCTACAACACGCCCGTCATCAACGTCAGCGCCGACCTGGCCGGCGCCAGCCCGGAAACCATGGCCTCGTCCGTGGCCTTGCCGCTGGAAAAACAATTTTCCACCATTTCCGGCCTGAGCCTGATCACGTCCACGAGCACCCTGGGCAATACCTCGCTGACCCTGGAATTTGACGCCAGCATCAACGTCAACGAGGCGGCCGTCGACGTGCAGGCGGCCCTGCTGCGCGCGCAGCGCCAGTTGCCGACGGAAATGACGGACTTGCCGTCCTACCGCAAGGTCAATCCCGCCGATGCACCCGTGCTGTTCATCCAGATGACGTCGCCTTCGCTGAACTTGTCGGACCTCAACGATTATGCGGAAAACCTGATCGCGCCGAGCCTGTCGACCTTGCCTGGCGTGGCCCAGGTTATCGTCAATGGCCAGAAGCGCTTTGCCGTGCGCGTGCGCGCCCGTGCCGACCTGATGAATGCGCGCAATTTGACGATGGACGAGCTGGCCATTGCCTTGCGCACCTCGAACACGAATTCCCCGCTGGGCATCCTTGACGGCCCCAGCCAGACCCTGACCATCCAGGGCAATCCGCAAATGATGAAAGCGGCCGATTTTGCCGAACTGATCGTCGCCAGCCGCAACGGCCAGCCCGTGCGCCTGAAGGACGTGGCCGAGGTGGAAGACAGCTTTCAATCGATCAAGGCCGTCGGCAGTTTCAATGGCGAGCGTTCGATCAGCCTGATGGTGCAGCGCCAACCGGACGCCAACACCGTGCAAGTGGTCGATGGCGTGCGCCGTTTGCTGCCGGGCTTCAAGGAGCAATTGCCGCAGTCGATACAGATCAGCCTGGTCAACGACCGCTCGCTGTCGATCCGCGAAGCCATCCACGACGTGAATCTGACCCTGGCCCTGACGGTGGTGCTGGTGGTGCTGGTGATCTTTTTGTTCCTGCACCGCGCTGCCGCCACCTTCATTCCGGCCGTTACCATGCCGATCTCGCTGCTGGGCGCCCTGGCCCTGCTGTACTGGCTTGGCTACAGTCTCGACAACGTATCCCTGCTGGGCATAACCCTGGCCGTCGGCCTCGTCGTCGACGATGCCATCGTGGTGCTGGAAAACATCGTGCGCCATATCGAGATGGGCAAGAAGCCGATACGCGCGGCGCTGGAAGGGGCGAAAGAGATGGGCTTTACCATCATCTCGATTTCCGTCTCGCTGGTGGCCGTGTTCATCCCCATCTTCTTCATGCCGGGCGTGATCGGCTTGCTGTTCCATGAGTTCGCCGTTGTCGTCTCGCTGGCCGTGCTGGTATCCGCCGTCGTGTCGCTGACCCTGGTGCCGATGCTGGCCAGCCGCTTCCTGCCGGCCGATTCGCGCGAGCACAATGACAGCGACCCCAGTCATGGCGAAAAAACCTTTATCGGCCGCCATTTCGAAGCGGGTTTCACGGCATTGCGCAACGGCTACGTGCATCTGCTCGACAAGGCACTGGCGCACCGCAACGTGGTGCTGTTCGTTGCCGTGTGTACTTTCGCGCTGACGGTGCTGCTGTACGCGACGATACCGAAAGGGTTCTTCCCCGAGGAAGACCTGGGCCAGATCCAGGTGAATACGGAAGCGTCGGAAGACATCTCATCTGCGGCATTGCAGGACTTGCAAGCCCGTGTGGCGGCCGTGCTCAAGGCGGACCCGAGCGTGCAGGATGTGACCTCGTTCGTCGGCGGCGGCAACACGGGACGCATGTTCATGGTCTTGAAACCGCGCAGCGAGCGGCCGAAAATGCCCGTGGTACTGGAAAACCTGCGCCGCGCGGCGGGTACCGTGCCCGGCATGGCCGTGTATTTCCGGCCCGTGCAAAACTTGCAGCTGGGCGGACGCCAGAGCAAGAGCCGCTACCAGTACACCTTGCAAAGCGTCAGTCCCGACGCCTTGAATGATTGGGCGGAAAAGTTTATTGCCGGCATGCGCACGGATCCCGCCTTCCGCGACGTTACCAGCGATTCGCAGATCAAGGGCTTGCAGGCATCGCTCCGGATCGACCGCGACAAGGCCAATCTGCTGGGCGTGCAAATGTCCGACATCCGCACGGCCCTGTACAGCGCCTTTGGCGAGCGGCAAGTGTCGACCATTTATTCGTCGGCGGCCAGCTATTACGTGATCCTGGAAGCGGCCACGGCCGACCGCCAGTATGACGATGCGCTCACGCGCGTGTCCGTGCGCAGCAAGACGGGCGAGCTGGTGAAACTGTCGAGTATTGCCTACGTGGAACGCACGATCGGCCCCACGTCCGTCAATCACCAGGGGCAGTTGCAGGCCGTCACCATCGCCTTCAACCTGGCGCCCGACGTGCCGCTGGGCATCGCCACGGGCAAGATCGACGCGATGGCCAAGGACATGAGCTTGCCGGCCTCCATCATCACGCGCTATGGCGGCGACGCGGCCGTGTTCCAGAGCTCGCAAGCGAGCCAGATCATTCTCATCATTGCCGCGCTGGCCGTGATCTATGTGCTGCTTGGCGTGCTGTATGAAAGCTATATCCACCCGCTGACCATCCTGGCCGGCTTGCCGTCGGCGGCCGTGGGCGCGCTGCTGACCCTGCGCCTGTTCGGCATGGACCTGACCATGATCGCCATCATCGGTATCCTGATGCTGATCGGCATCGTCAAGAAAAACGCCATCATGATGATCGACTTCGCCCTGCATGCGCAGCGCAACGACGGCCTGGCGCCGGCCGAGGCCATCCGCCTGGCGTGCATCCTGCGTTTCCGTCCCATCATGATGACCACGGCGGCGGCCCTGATGGGCGCCTTGCCGATCGCCCTGGGCCTGGGCGCCGGCGCGGAATTGCGCCAGCCGCTGGGCCTGGCCGTGGTCGGTGGCTTGCTGTTTTCGCAAGTGATTACCCTGTTCATCACCCCCGTCATCTATTTGTTCCTCGACAAGTACAGTGGCACGGGACCGTTGACGGACGAGCAATTGGTGGCGCTCGACAACAAGTCCTGA
- the yihA gene encoding ribosome biogenesis GTP-binding protein YihA/YsxC produces the protein MSKLWQARFFTTVNQLRDLPDTTVPEIAFAGRSNAGKSTAINILCNQKGLAFASKTPGRTQHINYFSIGGAHVAQHRKDATIVEEIECLLVDLPGYGYAEVSGSAKLHWQRLLGDYVQRREQLAGLILIMDSRRPFTDLDIQMLEWFAPTGKPIHCILTKVDKLNRNESVNALRQAKAKLDSYVDEDGIGFPFTVQLFSALKRVGIDEANDKIMELAGISEDGAAQMVELIEMEDDVEPEAGTDKPA, from the coding sequence ATGTCAAAACTCTGGCAAGCCCGCTTCTTTACGACCGTCAACCAATTGCGTGACCTGCCCGATACCACGGTGCCGGAAATCGCCTTTGCCGGCCGCTCCAATGCCGGTAAATCGACCGCCATCAACATCTTGTGTAATCAGAAAGGCTTGGCGTTCGCCTCCAAGACACCTGGCCGTACCCAGCACATCAACTACTTCTCCATCGGCGGCGCTCACGTGGCGCAGCACCGCAAGGATGCCACCATCGTCGAAGAGATCGAATGCCTGCTGGTCGACTTGCCGGGTTATGGCTACGCGGAAGTATCGGGCTCGGCCAAATTGCACTGGCAGCGCCTGCTGGGTGACTACGTGCAACGCCGCGAGCAATTGGCCGGTTTGATCCTGATCATGGATTCGCGCCGCCCGTTCACCGACCTGGACATTCAAATGCTGGAATGGTTCGCCCCGACGGGCAAACCGATCCACTGCATTCTGACCAAGGTCGATAAGCTGAACCGCAATGAATCCGTGAACGCCTTGCGCCAGGCGAAAGCCAAGCTCGACAGCTATGTGGATGAAGACGGCATCGGCTTCCCGTTCACCGTGCAACTGTTCTCGGCGCTGAAGCGCGTCGGCATCGACGAAGCCAACGACAAGATCATGGAACTGGCCGGCATCAGCGAAGATGGCGCGGCCCAGATGGTCGAACTGATCGAGATGGAAGACGACGTCGAACCGGAAGCCGGAACCGACAAACCGGCTTGA
- a CDS encoding c-type cytochrome, whose product MNRAFSPLFKSMLLALLAVSATASAVEAPKPAVKADAAKGAALYADGDAARGLPACVSCHGAAGNSTITVNPKLAGQHESYIYKQLVDFTTPQRNQPVMTTYAKMLSDADKKNIAAYLGTQLSKPGAAKNKDTIDLGKKIYRGGIASKQVAACASCHGATGNGIPVQYPRIAGQHQDYTVAQLTMFRSTKADARKNSAEMHTIAARMSDDEIAAVADYIAGLK is encoded by the coding sequence ATGAATCGTGCGTTTTCACCGTTGTTCAAATCCATGCTGCTCGCTTTGCTGGCTGTATCGGCAACTGCCTCCGCGGTCGAAGCACCGAAACCGGCTGTCAAGGCCGACGCTGCCAAGGGCGCTGCCCTGTACGCCGATGGCGATGCGGCGCGCGGCTTGCCTGCCTGCGTCTCCTGCCATGGCGCGGCCGGCAATTCGACCATCACGGTCAATCCGAAGCTGGCCGGCCAGCACGAAAGCTATATTTACAAGCAACTGGTCGATTTCACCACGCCGCAGCGCAACCAGCCCGTCATGACGACGTACGCGAAGATGCTCAGCGACGCCGACAAGAAGAATATCGCCGCCTACCTGGGCACGCAGCTGTCCAAGCCGGGCGCCGCGAAAAACAAGGATACGATCGACCTGGGCAAGAAAATCTACCGTGGTGGCATTGCTTCCAAGCAAGTTGCCGCCTGCGCCAGCTGTCATGGCGCGACGGGCAATGGCATTCCCGTCCAGTATCCGCGCATCGCCGGCCAGCACCAGGATTACACGGTGGCCCAGCTGACGATGTTCCGCAGCACCAAGGCCGATGCCCGCAAGAACAGCGCTGAAATGCACACCATCGCCGCCCGCATGTCGGATGACGAGATCGCTGCCGTGGCCGACTATATCGCCGGCCTGAAGTAA
- a CDS encoding cytochrome c biogenesis protein ResB produces the protein MSTGTTGIELKTQRRSLAEFVELVSSMRFAISLLTLIAVASIIGTVLKQNEPMPNYVNQFGPFWFTVFDKLSLYSVYSAWWFLVIMGFLVASTSLCIVRNAPKMLKDMRSWRETVREQSLRNFHHKLEWQAPLPRAVLAQQMVMRLKDAGYGAKVVEKDNATLVAAKRGAANKWGYIFAHGAIVIICVGGLLDSEMPIRVQQWFFGKTPFSGSGVIADIPAQHRLSLSNPTFRGNTMIPEGSSSNTAIIPQADGVLIQDLPITILLKKFHIDFYSTGMPKLFASDVVITDHVTGESFPATIKVNQPLLYKGLALYQSSFEDGGSKLKLTGFPMTGKTTKRFDIGGEVGGSTPLERSDGNSYTVEWSGFRPFNVENLSAGQDVRAVSKAESFNDKFAVGLDKRLGSAAKNANNKDLKNVGPSVQYKLRDKTGQAREYQNYMQPVTVDGTTVFLAGMRVNPSDPFSYLRIPADDNYSVNEWMRLRAALQDPALRQQAAKRYAARAMPQAGAEALRGQLQESAAKSLGIFAGNGQEGGFLAISRFLEKIPAAEQEKAADIFMKILNGSLWDLWQAARAQDGLKAIEADDKHGRFLQLATNALSDSFFYGAPVYLQLDDFTEIKASVLQVTRSPGKSVVYLGCLFLVIGVFSMFYIRERRLWVWIKDGEGGSEALMAMSTQRKTLDFEKEFENLKAKLPQSA, from the coding sequence ATGAGCACAGGCACGACCGGAATCGAGTTAAAGACCCAACGCCGCAGCCTGGCTGAATTCGTCGAGCTGGTCTCGTCGATGCGCTTTGCCATCAGCCTGCTGACCCTGATCGCCGTCGCGTCCATCATCGGCACCGTGCTCAAGCAAAACGAGCCCATGCCCAATTATGTCAACCAGTTCGGGCCGTTCTGGTTCACCGTTTTCGACAAGCTGAGCCTGTATTCCGTGTATTCGGCCTGGTGGTTCCTCGTCATCATGGGCTTCCTCGTCGCCTCGACCTCGCTGTGCATCGTGCGCAATGCGCCGAAGATGCTCAAGGACATGCGCAGCTGGCGCGAAACCGTACGCGAGCAATCGCTGCGCAATTTCCACCACAAGCTGGAATGGCAGGCGCCGCTGCCGCGCGCCGTGCTGGCCCAGCAGATGGTGATGCGCCTGAAAGACGCCGGCTACGGGGCCAAGGTGGTCGAGAAGGACAACGCCACCCTGGTCGCCGCCAAGCGGGGCGCGGCCAACAAATGGGGCTATATCTTTGCCCACGGCGCCATCGTCATCATCTGCGTGGGCGGCTTGCTCGATTCGGAAATGCCGATCCGCGTACAGCAATGGTTCTTTGGCAAGACGCCGTTTTCCGGCAGCGGCGTGATCGCCGACATTCCCGCCCAGCACCGCCTGAGCCTGTCGAACCCTACTTTCCGCGGCAACACCATGATTCCGGAAGGCTCGTCGAGCAACACGGCCATCATTCCCCAGGCCGATGGCGTGCTGATCCAGGACTTGCCCATCACCATCCTGCTGAAAAAATTCCACATCGATTTCTACAGCACCGGCATGCCGAAGCTGTTTGCCAGCGATGTCGTCATCACCGACCATGTAACCGGTGAAAGTTTTCCTGCCACCATCAAAGTCAACCAGCCGTTGCTGTACAAGGGCCTGGCCCTGTACCAGTCCAGCTTTGAGGATGGCGGCAGCAAGCTCAAGTTGACCGGTTTTCCCATGACGGGCAAGACGACGAAACGCTTCGATATCGGCGGCGAAGTGGGCGGCAGCACGCCGCTCGAACGCAGCGATGGCAATTCCTACACGGTGGAATGGTCGGGTTTCCGCCCGTTTAACGTGGAAAACCTCAGCGCGGGCCAGGATGTGCGCGCCGTCAGCAAGGCGGAAAGTTTCAACGATAAATTCGCCGTCGGCCTCGATAAACGCCTGGGCTCGGCCGCGAAGAACGCGAACAACAAGGACCTGAAGAACGTGGGGCCATCGGTGCAATACAAATTGCGCGACAAGACGGGCCAGGCGCGCGAGTACCAGAACTACATGCAGCCCGTCACCGTGGATGGCACGACGGTGTTCCTGGCCGGCATGCGCGTCAACCCCAGCGACCCGTTCAGCTATTTGCGCATTCCCGCCGATGACAATTACAGCGTGAACGAATGGATGCGTTTGCGTGCTGCGCTGCAAGATCCGGCATTGCGCCAGCAGGCGGCCAAGCGCTATGCGGCGCGCGCCATGCCGCAGGCGGGCGCGGAAGCCCTGCGCGGCCAGTTGCAGGAATCGGCGGCGAAAAGCCTGGGCATCTTTGCCGGCAATGGGCAAGAGGGCGGTTTCCTCGCCATTTCGCGATTCCTGGAGAAAATTCCTGCCGCTGAGCAAGAAAAAGCGGCCGATATCTTCATGAAAATCCTGAATGGCAGCCTGTGGGACTTGTGGCAGGCGGCGCGCGCCCAGGATGGCTTGAAAGCCATCGAGGCCGATGACAAGCACGGCCGCTTCCTGCAGCTGGCCACGAATGCGCTGTCCGACAGCTTCTTCTATGGCGCGCCCGTGTATCTGCAACTCGATGACTTTACGGAAATCAAGGCGTCCGTGCTGCAGGTGACGCGTTCGCCGGGCAAGAGTGTCGTCTACCTCGGTTGCCTGTTCCTCGTGATCGGCGTGTTTTCCATGTTTTATATTCGCGAGCGCCGCCTGTGGGTGTGGATCAAGGATGGCGAGGGCGGCAGCGAAGCCTTGATGGCCATGAGCACGCAACGCAAGACCCTGGATTTTGAAAAAGAATTTGAGAACTTGAAGGCAAAGCTGCCGCAATCGGCGTAA
- the ccsB gene encoding c-type cytochrome biogenesis protein CcsB, with product MELANKQIYTQEPGFFKRLSLIDWLYGAGLLAASLFGLMRFGAFMDIYEKAILLAAAPTFAWLGWYWKPVRWLIPVAAVLSLFAIELYAGHLEMANQKFFLKYILSSQSAILWMGTLFVLSTLFYWIGLVARSEFGSSVGSLLCWAGVVLGLTGMLVRWYESYLIGADVGHIPVSNLYEVFILFSLITAMFYLYYEQHYATRQLGAFVMLVISAAVVFLMWYTVTRDAAEIQPLVPALQSWWMKIHVPANFIGYGTFALSAMVAAAYLLKSSGYLVDRLPSLEVLDDVMYKAISVGFAFFTVATILGALWAAEAWGGYWSWDPKETWALIVWLNYAAWLHMRLMTGLRGRVASWWALVGLLVTTFAFLGVNMFLSGLHSYGKL from the coding sequence ATGGAATTGGCAAACAAGCAAATATATACGCAGGAACCAGGATTTTTCAAGCGCCTGAGCCTGATCGATTGGCTGTATGGCGCCGGCTTGCTGGCGGCCTCCCTGTTCGGCCTGATGCGCTTTGGCGCCTTCATGGATATCTATGAAAAAGCCATCCTGCTGGCCGCGGCGCCCACGTTCGCCTGGCTGGGCTGGTACTGGAAGCCCGTGCGCTGGCTGATCCCCGTGGCGGCCGTGCTGTCGCTGTTCGCCATCGAGTTGTACGCGGGCCACCTGGAAATGGCGAACCAGAAATTCTTCCTGAAATACATCTTGTCGAGCCAGTCCGCCATCCTGTGGATGGGCACGCTTTTCGTGCTGTCGACCCTGTTCTACTGGATCGGCCTGGTGGCGCGCTCGGAATTCGGCTCATCCGTCGGCTCCCTGCTGTGCTGGGCCGGCGTCGTGCTGGGCCTGACGGGCATGCTGGTGCGCTGGTACGAGTCTTACCTGATCGGCGCCGATGTGGGCCACATTCCCGTGTCGAACCTGTATGAAGTGTTCATCCTGTTTTCCCTGATCACGGCCATGTTCTACCTGTATTACGAGCAGCACTACGCGACGCGCCAGCTGGGCGCCTTCGTCATGCTGGTCATTTCGGCGGCCGTCGTCTTCCTGATGTGGTACACGGTCACGCGCGACGCGGCCGAAATCCAGCCGCTGGTGCCGGCCCTGCAAAGCTGGTGGATGAAGATCCACGTGCCGGCCAATTTCATCGGCTACGGCACCTTCGCCCTGTCGGCCATGGTGGCCGCAGCCTACCTGCTCAAGTCGAGCGGCTACCTGGTCGACCGCCTGCCATCGCTGGAAGTGCTCGACGACGTCATGTACAAGGCCATTTCCGTCGGCTTCGCTTTCTTCACGGTAGCGACCATCCTGGGCGCCCTGTGGGCGGCCGAAGCGTGGGGCGGCTACTGGTCGTGGGATCCGAAAGAAACGTGGGCGCTGATCGTCTGGCTCAACTATGCAGCCTGGCTGCACATGCGCCTGATGACAGGCTTGCGCGGCCGCGTCGCCTCGTGGTGGGCGCTGGTGGGCTTGCTGGTGACGACCTTCGCTTTCTTAGGCGTCAACATGTTCCTTTCGGGCCTGCATTCTTACGGAAAACTGTAA
- the msrP gene encoding protein-methionine-sulfoxide reductase catalytic subunit MsrP, translating to MLIKRSPNGIELPYSSEITPRAVFESRRSFIKQVALGSMSSAALLEMASREAFAQGINPKLAAKLNPAYSALEKQTAYKDATTYNNFYEFGTDKSDPAQNAGTLRTRPWTVSIEGEVKKPMTLDLDALLKLAPLEERVYRLRCVEGWSMVIPWVGYSFSEIIKKVEPTGNAKYVEFITLADKKQMPGVGSRVLQWPYTEGLRIDEANHPLALLALGMYGETLPNQNGAPVRMVLPWKYGFKSAKSIVKIRFVKEQPRTSWNLSAPSEYGFYSNVNPNVDHPRWSQASERRIGEDGFLTRKRKTLMYNGYNDVASLYAGMDLKKFF from the coding sequence ATGTTGATCAAGCGCAGTCCCAACGGCATTGAATTGCCGTATTCTTCCGAAATCACGCCGCGCGCCGTGTTTGAATCGCGCCGCAGCTTCATCAAGCAAGTGGCGCTGGGCTCGATGTCCAGTGCGGCCTTGCTGGAAATGGCCAGCCGCGAAGCGTTCGCGCAAGGCATCAATCCCAAGCTGGCAGCCAAGCTCAATCCCGCCTATTCGGCGCTGGAAAAGCAGACGGCCTATAAAGACGCCACCACCTACAACAATTTCTACGAGTTCGGCACGGACAAGAGCGACCCGGCGCAAAACGCGGGCACCTTGCGCACGCGGCCATGGACGGTCAGCATCGAAGGCGAAGTGAAAAAGCCGATGACGCTCGATCTTGACGCGCTGCTGAAGCTGGCGCCGCTGGAAGAGCGCGTCTACCGCCTGCGCTGCGTGGAAGGCTGGTCGATGGTCATCCCGTGGGTTGGTTATTCCTTCTCGGAAATCATCAAGAAAGTTGAGCCGACGGGCAATGCCAAGTATGTGGAATTCATCACCCTGGCCGACAAGAAGCAAATGCCGGGCGTGGGCAGCCGCGTGTTGCAGTGGCCCTATACGGAAGGCTTGCGCATCGATGAGGCGAACCATCCGCTGGCGCTGCTGGCCCTGGGCATGTATGGCGAAACCTTGCCAAACCAGAATGGCGCGCCCGTGCGCATGGTCTTGCCGTGGAAATATGGTTTCAAGTCAGCCAAATCCATCGTCAAGATCCGTTTCGTCAAGGAACAGCCGCGCACGTCCTGGAACCTGTCGGCGCCGTCCGAATACGGTTTTTACTCGAATGTGAACCCCAACGTCGACCATCCGCGCTGGTCGCAAGCTTCCGAGCGGCGCATCGGCGAAGACGGTTTTCTCACGCGCAAGCGCAAGACCCTGATGTACAACGGCTACAACGATGTCGCTTCCTTGTACGCGGGCATGGATCTGAAGAAGTTCTTTTAA
- a CDS encoding sulfite oxidase heme-binding subunit YedZ, which yields MALNPTARQLSLLKSLIFLLALLPFARMVWLTYTGQLVEPLEFITRGTGDWTLYFLCISLAVTPLRRFTQWNWLIKLRRMLGLFAFFYAALHFTTFLWFDHFFDVQEMWKDVLKRPFITVGFIAFVLLIPLAVTSTNGMVKRLGGKRWQWLHRLIYIIAPLGILHFWWMKAGKHNFAQPILFGAIVALLLLMRVYFAWGKREKSARVAKAATPVRST from the coding sequence ATGGCCCTCAACCCCACAGCTAGGCAGTTGTCGCTGCTGAAAAGCCTGATCTTTTTGCTGGCGCTGCTGCCGTTTGCACGCATGGTCTGGCTCACGTACACGGGGCAGCTGGTGGAGCCGCTGGAATTCATCACGCGCGGCACGGGTGACTGGACCCTGTATTTCCTGTGCATCAGCCTGGCGGTCACGCCCTTGCGCCGCTTTACGCAGTGGAATTGGCTGATCAAGCTGCGGCGCATGCTGGGCCTGTTCGCGTTTTTCTACGCGGCGTTGCACTTCACCACGTTTTTATGGTTCGATCACTTTTTCGATGTGCAGGAAATGTGGAAGGATGTGCTCAAGCGGCCATTCATCACGGTGGGGTTTATTGCCTTCGTCTTGCTCATTCCGCTGGCCGTGACGAGCACGAACGGCATGGTGAAACGCCTGGGGGGCAAGCGCTGGCAGTGGCTGCACCGGCTGATTTACATCATCGCGCCGCTGGGCATTTTGCACTTCTGGTGGATGAAGGCGGGCAAGCATAATTTCGCGCAACCGATACTGTTCGGCGCCATCGTCGCGCTACTGCTGTTAATGCGCGTTTATTTCGCCTGGGGCAAGCGCGAGAAGAGCGCCAGGGTGGCCAAGGCTGCCACCCCGGTACGCTCGACTTAG
- the lptM gene encoding LPS translocon maturation chaperone LptM: protein MKSSSAFYIGTAIVVSSILAGCGQPGPLYLPKPPAAKGAPAKGPVEPAPVPPPPVIVPAS, encoded by the coding sequence GTGAAGTCATCCTCAGCGTTTTATATCGGCACCGCCATTGTGGTTTCTAGCATCCTGGCCGGCTGCGGCCAGCCCGGTCCTTTGTACCTGCCCAAGCCGCCAGCGGCCAAGGGCGCGCCAGCCAAAGGCCCGGTCGAACCGGCGCCCGTGCCGCCGCCACCGGTGATCGTGCCGGCAAGCTAA